In the Podospora bellae-mahoneyi strain CBS 112042 chromosome 4, whole genome shotgun sequence genome, one interval contains:
- a CDS encoding hypothetical protein (EggNog:ENOG503P780; COG:S), with translation MPVPFETLIPYVIITAMFGVTGAGLSGIRHYAGGGKKHRWSLDTWDRRSDGPRQTTYRSLARANRQCHSPARLRSQSALERRETLLLINKDGGGVKKKALVSKEEGAHMIDRERPHSHDPLRHHGGVQNVKSVSGAGSCSAPPGACMLDISPGLTCTRSAYTVLEPVVLPLMEHWKF, from the exons ATGCCCGTTCCCTTCGAGACTCTCATTCCCTatgtcatcatcactgcc ATGTTTGGCGTGACTGGCGCTGGGCTGAGCGGAATCAGACACTACGCCGGTGGCGGAAAGAAGCACAGATGGTCCCTTGATACCTGGGACAGG CGCAGTGATGGACCGCGACAGACGACTTACAGGAGTCTTGCGAGGGCAAACAGACAATGCCATAGCCCCGCCAGGCTTCGAAGTCAATCAGCCTTGGAGA GGCGAGAAACGCTTCTCCTAATCAACAAGGATGGAGGCGGCGTAAAGAAGAAGGCACTGGTGTCGAAAGAAGAGGGCGCACATATGATAGACCGCGAACGACCTCATTCTCATGATCCTCTTCGACACCATGGTGGTGTACAAAATGTTAAATCTGTATCTGGGGCCGGTTCTTGTTCAGCCCCTCCAGGAGCGTGCATGCTTGACATATCTCCTGGCTTGACATGTACCCGCAGCGCTTACACTGTCCTAGAACCTGTCGTCCTCCCTTTGATGGAGCACTGGAAGTTCTGA
- the CTU1 gene encoding cytosolic thiouridylase subunit Ctu1 (BUSCO:EOG09262IZ6; EggNog:ENOG503NVX5; COG:J) encodes MAPSLCAICKTERAYIKRPKNHAKLCRECFIRVFEDEIHHTITSSKLFYPGEKVAIGASGGKDSTVLASVLKTLNERYGYGLDLVLLSIDEGITGYRDDSLQTVKNNAVQYGMPLTIVGYKELYDWTMDEVVQTIGKKGNCTYCGVFRRQALDRGAKMLGIKHVVTGHNADDVAETVMMNLLRADLSRLSRSTSIVTGDNRSEVKRSKPLKYAYEKEIVLYAFHKKLEYFSTECIYSPEAFRGSARGLIKQLEKVRPSAILDIVRSGEDMARLVPGESPSSCGCKGQKAQAHVATAVEEGIGGCGSTNGRTPGGEMAALDKQLRENEEYAELEVDVTKTIPKPKQGEKETQKELPIRTSSAPSKGGRQVLGQCKRCGYMSSQEICQACTLLEGLNKNRPQIQI; translated from the coding sequence ATGGCGCCATCACTATGTGCCATCTGCAAGACCGAAAGGGCATACATCAAGCGACCCAAGAACCACGCAAAGCTCTGCCGAGAGTGCTTCATCAGAGTCTTCGAGGACGAAatccaccacaccatcacatcATCCAAATTATTCTACCCCGGAGAGAAAGTTGCCATTGGAGCCTCCGGTGGCAAGGATTCGACAGTCTTGGCCTCCGTTCTCAAGACACTCAACGAACGATATGGATACGGACTAGATCTTGTCTTACTGAGCATAGACGAGGGCATCACCGGCTACCGAGACGACTCTCTCCAAACAGTCAAGAACAATGCCGTCCAATACGGCATGCCCTTGACAATAGTCGGATACAAAGAGCTATACGACTGGACCATGGACGAGGTCGTCCAGACCATCGGCAAAAAGGGGAACTGCACCTACTGCGGTGTCTTTCGACGGCAGGCTCTCGACAGGGGCGCAAAGATGTTAGGGATCAAGCATGTTGTCACCGGGCACAATGCAGACGATGTGGCCGAGACGGTCATGATGAACCTGCTGCGCGCGGACCTGTCGCGTCTCTCGCGAAGCACCAGTATTGTGACAGGAGACAACAGGTCTGAGGTGAAGAGAAGCAAGCCACTCAAGTACGCATACGAGAAGGAGATTGTGCTGTATGCCTTCCACAAGAAGCTCGAGTACTTCAGCACTGAGTGTATCTACAGTCCCGAGGCCTTCCGTGGAAGCGCCCGGGGTCTCATCAAGCAGCTGGAAAAAGTACGACCAAGCGCTATCCTGGATATTGTACGAAGTGGAGAGGACATGGCAAGATTGGTGCCCGGAGagtcaccatcatcttgcGGGTGCAAAGGACAGAAAGCGCAAGCACATGTGGCCACTGCTGTGGAAGAGGGCATAGGTGGTTGCGGGTCAACAAACGGCCGCACTCCAGGAGGTGAAATGGCCGCCTTGGATAAGCAGCTCAGGGAGAACGAAGAGTACGCAGAGCTAGAGGTCGACGTCACAAAGACAATACCCAAGCCAAAGcaaggagagaaggagaCACAAAAGGAACTACCCATCAGAACTTCCAGTGCTCCATCAAAGGGAGGACGACAGGTTCTAGGACAGTGTAAGCGCTGCGGGTACATGTCAAGCCAGGAGATATGTCAAGCATGCACGCTCCTGGAGGGGCTGAACAAGAACCGGCCCCAGATACAGATTTAA
- the SAS3 gene encoding Histone acetyltransferase (COG:B; EggNog:ENOG503NU4H), producing MAEAQLMQEQLQLSVMQSEREAEFAADGDVIMGEDISAAASQSQIDVGSLAGEHYEDAEMDMDADGEPDDGGEEHDDHSSAQHSDSEQEEDGVFEEDAEEEEDNEIVPARGRQSRRGSKGRTTRDEDAEEDEDEEDDEGVGAVKIKPGETDDESDSAHSADSASVSDNDSDAGAEEEWEPANNDEAEEDEDETDDGHCIFCKQSEENDPAEEFEVYLACTRCQDNAHQQCARDSKALDGETSRWSTNTSYRTVLTTAAGPESWKCPKCADTESESDAHNEEDVEMDGITDTSAPPSARRAHAPKLARDLLPSQKGAVKPESHSVFNQLVLDEDPMDGSRVLRKRKTSSIEPDEHVMALRKRRRTTEEASNEEASASREGSSRPVSRSLRLKILQSSGPASVTKKTRNSIIVKMRVNAVELARISSEKPKGLKKRPNRSKRSGRSGRSARRPSRNDGPRGAGAVQVPIATPFTSTSYSQPFYSFYDRETDELKGKPYGGILTEPEADTSKTMPTPEDRRRFDEAKQKAEEEWRQRLLQVQAETEVPSKKSKKASGPASQIECIQFGGWEIDTWYAAPYPEEYSRNRILYICQFCLKYMNSDYVTSRHKLKCPAKHPPGDEIYRHGSISVFEVDGRKNPVYCQNLCLLAKLFLGSKTLYYDVEPFLFYVLCEYDDLGYHFVGYFSKEKRASSQNNVSCILTLPIHQRKGYGNLLIDFSYLLTRVEQKTGSPEKPLSDMGLVSYRNYWRLIMCKYFVQQREEKGLSIKKISDDTGLTADDVVSALEGLRCLVKDPVTGLYAFRVDLGFCREYVEKWEGKGYVQLNEKALTWTPYVMGRSNATNFELGPALTAIAPREEEDHQGQKPIVAGDGLVNGNGSFTTQSEAGPGQDVKPPPVEGHVLESTESSTGESNGSAEVKPAEDANGELEDEPQSEDNKNFPGYYDENPQQAKADVEEGTQQEQDSEPKQDPSGWMSQYIGIPPSRFEVVPPLNPRRTDRSRAVVSRPPVVRTASSAARPRPKRSGGSARRPAAARPRASSSANNKRKPGGTGRGPGRWPKGTKKSDYGNADSGPGLPPGWIAERQKEGGEGVMDTVQVQSPGGKGKEEIDLVMSDVVVDGGAGEGEE from the exons ATGGCCGAGGCTCAGCTCATGCAGGAGCAGCTACAACTGAGCGTCATGCAGTCAGAGCGTGAGGCTGAATTCGCCGCAGATGGGGATGTGATCATGGGGGAGGATATCAGTGCGGCCGCTTCTCAGAGTCAGATTGACGTTGGGAGTCTGGCGGGTGAGCATTACGAGGATGCGGAGATGGATATGGATGCCGATGGGGAGCCTGACGACGGCGGGGAGGAACACGACGATCACAGCAGTGCCCAACACAGCGACTCGgagcaggaagaggatggggttttcgaggaggatgccgaggaggaagaggataATGAGATTGTTCCTGCCAGAGGCCGTCAGTCGCGACGAGGGAGCAAGGGGAGGACAACAagggatgaggatgctgaagaggacgaggacgaggaagatgatgagggtgtcGGGGCGGTCAAGATCAAGCCTGGCGAGACAGATGATGAGTCGGATAGTGCCCACTCTGCGGATTCTGCCAGTGTCAGTGACAATGACTCTGATGCtggtgccgaggaggagtgggagccCGCGAATAATGAtgaagcggaggaggatgaggatgagactGATGACGGACACTGCATCTTCTGTAAGCAGAGTGAAGAAAACGATCCGGCAGAAGAGTTTGAGGTATATTTGGCTTGCACCAGGTGTCAGGACAACG CTCACCAACAATGTGCCCGTGACAGCAAGGCATTGGATGGCGAAACGAGTAGGTGGTCTACGAATACATCGTATAGAACCGTGCTGACAACAGCTGCAGGTCCTGAGAGCTGGAAGTGCCCCAAGTGCGCAGACACTGAATCAGAATCCGACGCCCATAACGAAgaagatgtcgagatggaTGGCATCACTGACACCAGTGCTCCTCCATCTGCCCGGCGTGCACATGCGCCAAAACTAGCGAGGGACCTGCTTCCGTCACAAAAGGGCGCTGTCAAGCCAGAATCACACTCTGTCTTCAACCAACTCGTCCTCGACGAGGATCCTATGGACGGATCGCGCGTGCTTAGAAAGCGGAAAACATCATCGATCGAGCCTGACGAGCACGTTATGGCCCTGCGAAAGAGGCGTCGGACAACAGAGGAGGCGAGCAACGAGGAAGCCTCAGCCAGCAGGGAAGGATCATCTAGACCAGTGTCCCGATCTTTACGGCTCAAGATTTTACAGAGCTCCGGTCCTGCTTCTGTCACGAAGAAGACACGGAACAGCATCATCGTCAAGATGCGCGTGAATGCGGTGGAACTCGCTCGGATCTCATCTGAAAAGCCCAAGGGCCTTAAGAAACGACCTAATAGATCTAAGAGGTCGGGGAGATCGGGAAGATCGGCAAGGCGACCATCTAGAAATGACGGGCCTCGCGGTGCTGGGGCGGTCCAAGTCCCAATAGCCACTCCGTTTACTAGCACGAGCTACTCTCAGCCATTTTACTCTTTCTACGATAGGGAGACGGACGAGCTAAAGGGAAAACCATATGGTGGCATCTTGACCGAACCCGAAGCCGACACGTCCAAAACGATGCCGACACCCGAAGACCGACGTCGCTTCGACGAGGCAAAGCAAAAGGCCGAAGAAGAATGGAGACAGAGGCTGCTGCAGGTGCAAGCCGAGACTGAAGTGCCGAGCAAAAAGTCTAAGAAGGCGTCGGGCCCGGCCAGCCAGATCGAGTGCATCCAGTTTGGAGGCTGGGAGATCGATACGTGGTACGCGGCGCCGTATCCCGAGGAGTACAGCAGGAACCGGATTCTTTACATCTGTCAGTTTTGCCTCAAGTACATGAACTCGGACTATGTCACCTCGAGGCACAAGCTCAAGTGTCCGGCGAAGCACCCTCCTGGGGATGAAATTTACCGGCACGGGTCAATTTCAGTctttgaggttgatggacGCAAGAATCCGGTTTACTGCCAAAACCTCTGCCTGCTCGCCAAGCTGTTTTTGGGATCCAAGACGCTTTACTACGACGTGGAGCCGTTTTTGTTTTATGTCCTCTGCGAGTATGATGATTTGGGGTATCATTTTGTGGGGTACTTTTCAAAGGAGAAGCGGGCGAGCAGTCAGAACAATGTTTCTTGCATTCTGACGCTGCCGATTCACCAGCGGAAGGGGTATGGGAATTTGCTGATTGACTTTTCGTATCTTTTGACGAGGGTTGAGCAAAAGACGGGGTCACCGGAGAAGCCGCTTTCGGAcatggggttggtgtcgtATAGGAATTATTGGAGGTTGATCATGTGCAAGTATTTTGTGCAGCagcgggaggagaaggggttgagcATCAAGAAGATTTCGGATGATACAGGGCTGACGGCGGATGATGTTGTTTcggcgttggaggggttgaggtgttTGGTTAAGGATCCGGTGACGGGACTTTATGCGTTTAGAGTTGATTTGGGGTTTTGTAGGGAGTATgtggagaagtgggaggggaaggggtatgTGCAGTTGAACGAGAAGGCGCTGACTTGGACGCCGTatgtgatggggaggagcaATGCGACGAATTTTGAGCTGGGGCCGGCGTTGACGGCTATTgcgccgagggaggaggaggaccacCAGGGGCAGAAACCGATTGTTGCTGGGGACGGTTTGGTCAATGGGAATGGGTCGTTTACTACGCAGTCGGAAGCGGGGCCGGGACAAGATGTCAAGCCGCCGCCGGTTGAAGGTCATGTTCTTGAGTCTACGGAGTCGTCGACGGGGGAGTCGAATGGTTCTGCCGAGGTCAAGCCTGCAGAAGATGCAAAcggggagttggaggatgaaCCACAAAGCGAAGATAACAAGAACTTCCCTGGCTACTACGACGAGAACCCCCAACAGGCCAAAGCCGATGTGGAAGAAGGCACGCAACAAGAGCAAGACTCCGAACCCAAACAAGATCCTAGCGGTTGGATGTCCCAATACATTGGCATTCCTCCCTCTCGATTCGAAGTCGTCCCACCGCTCAACCCCAGACGAACAGACCGTTCTAGAGCTGTGGTCTCCCGGCCCCCGGTTGTCAGGACGGCAAGCAGCGCTgcgaggccaaggccaaaaCGGTCAGGGGGAAGTGCGAGAcgtcctgctgctgctagGCCGAGGGCTAGCTCGAGTGCGAATAATAAGAGGAAGCCGGGTGGTACGGGCAGGGGGCCGGGAAGGTGGCCCAAggggacgaagaagagtGATTATGGGAATGCGGATAGTGGGCCGGGGTTGCCGCCGGGGTGGATTGCGGAGCGGCagaaggagggtggggagggggtgatggatACGGTGCAGGTGCAGAGTcctggggggaaggggaaagaggagatcgatttggtgatgagtgatgtggttgttgatgggggggcgggggaaggggaggagtga